The following proteins are co-located in the Bacteroidota bacterium genome:
- a CDS encoding GWxTD domain-containing protein, which yields MQHSYAQHVFVAGISRWSLCLIACFLFTGVTNLALGQAHPAWMERGLKAIEESRWNDAKEAFDWIIDKEPDNAEARFHMARVQWALGEIKAADRSIVRALRLKPDHVPFMELQLEFGFPREPLELLRRTRKDELSAKILALDSLSVMANLTLGERFTYEWLDWRQRITVDGMSVLEDGWLGSTRPARANLTALFSDQLLIPKDLTNPADVFSLDDQRVTGKSIIDLSPRADLAYPVAENYLRRALIRDPQNLRAYKHLARLFTTRPNMVALGQMANQMREHIPDDYHTYLFKGYAQHYLENHAIAEEQFQQAMTHMPDSLVAIFADTERLLNEAGLKDKKKNTAFSEDGFWAFRDPRFLTPENERLTEHYARLVYAELQFSEPKLNLTGWDSERGEIYVRYGKPELEYYMSNAIAQCGAATFDQFHIFEYPGFRFVFGNLWPQLNNYVFYSPCSQVMSGRAAIGTELDYVIIAKDNIDEKPDGYEYEAGGKRVTFPYLANAFKGAAGKADVYVPYAVPVETSALKLEQTLSLHAGAFLLSASDGIVNEDHRRVEKVKTNDITMFKEASVWIDALQLEAAPGAYDLSVEFETKSGKGQGFDRSTLDVPNFETDKLQLSDLMLAYNVEEALPDETAPSGMFERNGLIIQAAPWGVFNKQQPLYLYFEAYNLGQDTNQEAMYEVEAVLLAFEDQKGLARLRRRAFRRKPNTGVSVRFTNTTTAPDDGQYFILDTTQQPAGSYVLVMRVTDVISKKTVEAERIILLE from the coding sequence ATGCAGCATTCCTATGCCCAGCACGTATTTGTAGCCGGCATTTCCCGTTGGTCGCTTTGTCTGATTGCCTGTTTTCTTTTTACAGGAGTAACAAACCTGGCGTTGGGTCAAGCGCATCCCGCATGGATGGAGCGTGGCCTTAAAGCTATAGAAGAATCCCGCTGGAACGACGCAAAAGAAGCGTTTGACTGGATCATCGACAAAGAGCCTGACAATGCAGAAGCACGTTTTCACATGGCGCGTGTCCAGTGGGCACTTGGAGAAATAAAGGCAGCTGATCGCTCTATTGTACGGGCATTGCGCCTGAAGCCTGACCACGTCCCGTTCATGGAACTGCAACTCGAATTTGGATTTCCGAGAGAGCCGCTTGAGCTGTTGCGCCGCACGCGTAAAGATGAGTTGTCAGCTAAGATTTTAGCCCTGGATTCTCTGTCAGTGATGGCAAATCTGACGTTGGGTGAACGGTTTACCTATGAATGGCTCGATTGGCGGCAGCGCATTACGGTTGACGGAATGAGCGTATTGGAAGATGGATGGCTTGGGTCAACGCGGCCGGCGCGGGCAAACCTTACAGCCCTTTTTTCGGACCAACTCCTGATTCCCAAAGACCTGACCAATCCTGCTGATGTATTTAGCCTTGACGACCAGCGGGTAACGGGTAAATCCATCATAGACTTGAGCCCGCGCGCAGACCTCGCATATCCGGTTGCAGAAAATTATCTCCGGCGGGCATTGATTAGAGATCCGCAAAACCTGCGAGCTTATAAACATTTGGCCCGTTTGTTTACCACACGGCCCAATATGGTTGCCCTTGGCCAGATGGCCAATCAAATGCGCGAACACATCCCGGACGACTATCATACATATCTCTTCAAAGGATATGCGCAGCACTACCTAGAAAATCATGCAATAGCTGAAGAACAATTTCAGCAGGCAATGACCCACATGCCCGACAGCCTTGTTGCAATCTTTGCCGACACGGAACGGTTGCTTAACGAAGCCGGCTTGAAGGATAAAAAGAAAAACACCGCTTTCAGCGAAGATGGATTCTGGGCTTTCCGCGATCCTCGGTTTTTAACCCCCGAGAATGAGCGGCTTACCGAGCATTATGCCCGCCTTGTATACGCTGAGTTGCAGTTTTCAGAGCCAAAACTCAACCTGACCGGCTGGGATTCTGAACGAGGCGAAATCTATGTCCGTTATGGTAAGCCGGAGTTGGAATATTACATGTCGAACGCCATCGCACAATGTGGGGCTGCTACGTTCGATCAGTTTCACATTTTTGAGTATCCCGGATTTCGATTTGTGTTTGGCAACCTGTGGCCGCAATTGAATAACTATGTCTTTTATAGCCCCTGTTCGCAGGTAATGAGCGGTAGGGCAGCTATTGGTACTGAGCTTGACTATGTGATTATTGCAAAAGACAACATTGATGAAAAGCCAGACGGGTATGAATACGAAGCAGGTGGCAAGCGCGTCACCTTCCCGTATTTGGCCAATGCGTTTAAAGGAGCAGCAGGGAAAGCTGATGTTTATGTGCCATATGCCGTTCCAGTAGAAACAAGCGCGCTCAAGCTTGAGCAAACGCTGTCGCTGCACGCCGGCGCTTTTCTGTTGTCTGCGTCAGATGGGATTGTAAACGAAGATCACCGCCGCGTCGAAAAGGTGAAAACCAACGATATTACCATGTTCAAGGAGGCTTCAGTCTGGATTGATGCCTTGCAATTGGAAGCAGCGCCCGGTGCATACGATTTGTCTGTGGAGTTTGAAACCAAATCTGGTAAAGGGCAGGGGTTTGACCGAAGCACGCTGGACGTGCCCAACTTTGAGACCGACAAGCTGCAGTTGAGTGACCTTATGTTGGCCTACAATGTCGAAGAAGCGTTACCCGACGAAACAGCGCCTTCAGGTATGTTTGAACGCAATGGACTGATCATTCAGGCTGCCCCTTGGGGGGTGTTTAACAAACAACAGCCGTTGTACCTCTACTTTGAAGCCTACAACCTTGGCCAGGATACCAACCAGGAAGCTATGTATGAAGTAGAGGCTGTTCTGCTTGCGTTTGAAGACCAGAAAGGCCTTGCCCGGCTCAGGAGGCGTGCATTCCGGCGCAAACCCAACACGGGCGTGTCTGTGCGGTTTACCAATACAACGACAGCACCTGATGACGGGCAGTACTTCATTTTGGATACAACACAGCAGCCGGCCGGCAGTTACGTGCTCGTCATGCGAGTAACAGACGTCATCTCCAAAAAAACCGTTGAAGCAGAGCGCATTATCCTGCTCGAATAG
- the alaS gene encoding alanine--tRNA ligase → MSRPATSEQIRQAFLQFFADKQHEVVSSDSLVPQNDPTLMFTNAGMNQFKDVFLGSGSRPYIRAADSQKCLRVSGKHNDLEEVGYDTYHHTFFEMLGNWSFGDYFKKEAIRWGWELLVKNWKLEPDRLYATVHAGDEKLGLEPDNEAAAFWKSETTLDPDHILFCGSKDNFWMMGDTGPCGPCSEIHVDLRSDEDRALVDGKTLVNEDHPQVIEIWNLVFIQYNAQKDGSLQPLSAKHVDTGMGFERIVAVLQGKSSTYDTDLFANLLQRVADLSPLEAVDSYDGMATVDEALREKYRIAMRVIVDHIRTCVFAISDGVSPGNAGQSYVIRRILRRAVRYGYQTLDLKSPFLYQLVPHVVAKMGGAFTALVEQQDYIEKVIRAEEDGFLETLGMGLAFFENLTPYVQQFKAGKKDLQEIKKDSQAIDLLGKAYGDMSRDDMLQQFMGVSASGKMAGEIAFLLHDTYGFPVDLTELMLREEGLELDKGRYEGLMKEQKARARAATSFKVDQSSVDLWQVVTEGEDSAFVGYDTLEVKDAEIRAVRTLKSEDEQFYQVLLDATPFYAESGGQIGDTGTLLVAGETINVLDTRKDQGRIVHFVDKLPAKQTGNVVAIVDGERRAKIQKHHSATHLLHAALRELLGSHVAQKGSLVTPDKLRFDFSHFERVTPAQLRQIEDRVNTVIQQNVSREEERGVPIDEAMSRGATALFGEKYGDSVRMITFDPAYSVELCGGTHVDATGELGAFRFLSEGSVAAGVRRVEAVVGDAVTSFVNDALDELGRVREQFKVLNASPSEAVATLIQENKRLEKELAAQSQLQLEGQLAGFIDQAAEIGGNRVITGRIDGVDMDVLRNLGQSLRDRLPEKAIAVLGTVAPEGDKAYLVASVSDDLIKGQGIKAGAIVGSLAKKVGGGGGGKPQLATAGGRQPEKLDEALASAAGVVEEML, encoded by the coding sequence ATGTCTCGACCAGCAACATCTGAGCAAATTCGCCAGGCTTTTCTGCAGTTTTTTGCAGACAAGCAGCACGAAGTTGTATCCAGTGATTCGCTTGTACCTCAGAATGACCCGACGTTGATGTTTACCAACGCCGGCATGAATCAATTCAAAGATGTCTTTCTCGGCAGCGGCAGCCGGCCCTACATCAGGGCAGCAGATTCGCAAAAATGTTTGCGTGTTTCTGGCAAGCACAACGACCTGGAAGAGGTAGGCTACGATACCTACCACCACACCTTTTTTGAGATGCTGGGCAACTGGAGCTTTGGCGACTATTTCAAAAAAGAAGCCATTCGCTGGGGATGGGAGCTCCTCGTGAAAAATTGGAAGCTCGAACCCGATCGCCTGTACGCCACCGTTCACGCCGGCGATGAAAAACTGGGCCTCGAGCCAGACAATGAAGCGGCGGCTTTCTGGAAATCAGAGACCACACTGGATCCGGACCATATCCTCTTTTGCGGTTCCAAGGACAATTTCTGGATGATGGGGGATACAGGGCCTTGCGGACCCTGTTCTGAAATCCATGTTGATCTCCGCTCCGACGAAGACCGCGCGCTTGTTGATGGCAAAACACTTGTTAATGAAGACCATCCACAGGTCATCGAAATCTGGAACCTGGTATTCATCCAGTACAATGCACAGAAAGATGGCTCCTTGCAGCCACTCTCAGCCAAACATGTTGATACCGGGATGGGCTTTGAGCGTATCGTGGCCGTGCTTCAAGGTAAAAGCAGCACGTACGACACTGATCTGTTTGCCAACCTGTTACAACGTGTTGCCGACCTATCACCGCTTGAAGCCGTTGACAGCTATGATGGGATGGCAACGGTAGATGAGGCCCTGCGGGAGAAGTACCGCATTGCGATGCGCGTTATAGTTGACCACATTCGTACGTGCGTTTTTGCAATCTCGGATGGTGTGTCTCCGGGCAACGCCGGCCAGTCGTATGTGATTCGCCGCATTTTGCGGCGCGCTGTGCGCTACGGGTACCAGACACTCGACCTGAAATCGCCGTTCCTGTACCAGCTTGTGCCACATGTTGTCGCCAAAATGGGCGGCGCTTTTACTGCGCTTGTTGAACAGCAGGATTATATCGAGAAAGTGATCCGCGCTGAAGAAGACGGATTCCTCGAGACGCTGGGCATGGGACTTGCCTTTTTTGAGAACCTCACCCCATATGTACAGCAATTCAAGGCGGGTAAAAAAGACCTGCAAGAGATCAAGAAAGACAGCCAGGCCATTGACCTGCTGGGTAAAGCGTACGGAGACATGTCGCGAGATGACATGTTACAACAATTCATGGGCGTGAGCGCTTCGGGCAAGATGGCCGGCGAAATAGCCTTCCTGTTGCACGATACGTATGGCTTTCCCGTCGACCTGACCGAACTGATGCTCCGCGAAGAGGGGCTGGAGCTCGACAAAGGCCGCTATGAGGGCCTCATGAAAGAGCAGAAAGCGCGCGCCCGCGCCGCAACTTCGTTCAAGGTTGACCAGAGCAGTGTTGACTTGTGGCAAGTTGTCACCGAAGGAGAAGATTCGGCGTTTGTCGGATATGACACGCTCGAAGTGAAAGATGCGGAGATTCGCGCAGTACGGACGCTTAAATCTGAAGACGAGCAGTTCTACCAGGTGTTGCTGGATGCCACACCGTTTTATGCTGAGAGTGGTGGGCAGATTGGTGATACGGGTACGCTTTTGGTAGCCGGCGAAACAATCAACGTCCTGGATACCCGAAAGGATCAGGGGCGCATCGTTCACTTTGTAGACAAGCTTCCTGCTAAACAGACGGGCAATGTGGTTGCAATCGTAGACGGGGAGCGCCGCGCTAAAATCCAGAAGCATCACTCCGCAACCCACTTGCTTCACGCAGCATTGCGTGAACTACTTGGGTCGCACGTTGCCCAGAAGGGGTCGCTTGTTACGCCGGATAAACTCCGCTTTGATTTCAGTCATTTTGAGCGCGTGACACCGGCACAGTTGCGGCAAATTGAAGACCGGGTAAATACCGTCATTCAGCAAAATGTCTCGCGAGAAGAGGAGCGCGGAGTGCCAATCGATGAGGCCATGTCGCGCGGTGCTACAGCATTGTTTGGTGAGAAGTATGGAGATTCAGTGCGCATGATCACCTTCGATCCTGCCTATTCCGTTGAACTTTGTGGTGGCACCCATGTGGATGCCACTGGAGAGCTCGGTGCATTTCGCTTCCTCTCTGAAGGATCTGTTGCTGCTGGCGTACGGCGCGTTGAAGCAGTAGTAGGTGATGCGGTCACAAGCTTCGTAAATGATGCACTGGATGAACTTGGCCGGGTACGCGAGCAGTTCAAAGTACTAAATGCATCGCCGAGTGAAGCTGTTGCTACTTTGATTCAAGAGAACAAACGACTGGAGAAAGAATTGGCGGCCCAAAGCCAGTTGCAGCTTGAAGGCCAACTGGCCGGGTTTATCGACCAGGCTGCTGAAATTGGTGGCAATCGGGTGATAACAGGGCGCATCGATGGCGTCGACATGGACGTATTGCGTAATCTTGGCCAGTCTTTACGCGACCGGTTGCCAGAGAAGGCCATTGCGGTGCTGGGTACTGTTGCTCCGGAAGGAGACAAGGCGTACCTGGTAGCGTCTGTTTCAGACGACCTGATCAAGGGGCAGGGCATCAAGGCCGGCGCGATTGTTGGCTCTCTCGCCAAGAAAGTTGGCGGCGGTGGCGGGGGTAAACCGCAACTTGCAACGGCTGGTGGACGTCAACCTGAAAAGTTAGATGAGGCGCTTGCTTCTGCCGCAGGGGTAGTCGAAGAAATGCTGTAG
- a CDS encoding capsule assembly Wzi family protein: MRVFAFSFLLLMLFAPVLFAPEAFAQEEAPVFRKELSFTGGNRSMLPFWVTANQFGVVPHNRSSAAFRIAVTQPLKQPSRIGFAYGIDAVVRAGEQSTAFLQQLYGELTWGPFLLRAGRKEEKMGEVHPFLTTGSMVLSGNAAPVIGISISWPSYVTVPRTGTFLAIKGHAKHGWLDGNRITTNPMLHAKSLFMRFGKDQWPWKAWAGVMHYNVWGGRHKNENIGDLPRSFNDFLRVFFIQGANSTFEVDGEVTNVLGNSIGAYDVGFSWEAASFFLQFYRQFYLEDTVSTRLRSPGDGLYGLHFKASDREGLLSDVLYEHINTRKQGSKRSEIQGTDNYYNHFIYSTGWTHRGRTLGTPVILMRPDQVGVFNNMLFAHHLGIAGTLRTTTAYQVLLTMTRNYGVNSIFRSTGFGFTMDGARFDGARDQFYAGLTIFQSLPNMPQFQVMTRLGYDWGDVRTDNNFGLTVGVVHTNR, from the coding sequence TTGCGCGTTTTCGCTTTTTCCTTTTTGCTGCTCATGCTGTTTGCACCCGTGCTGTTTGCACCCGAAGCATTTGCGCAGGAAGAAGCCCCTGTATTCCGTAAAGAACTTTCATTCACAGGTGGCAACAGAAGTATGTTGCCATTCTGGGTCACAGCAAATCAGTTTGGCGTTGTCCCCCATAATAGAAGCAGCGCTGCGTTCAGGATTGCCGTAACCCAACCTTTGAAACAACCATCGCGGATTGGTTTTGCCTATGGTATTGATGCCGTAGTTCGCGCAGGAGAACAGTCAACGGCGTTTCTCCAGCAGTTGTATGGTGAACTAACCTGGGGGCCCTTCCTGTTAAGAGCCGGCCGTAAAGAGGAGAAAATGGGTGAGGTGCATCCTTTCCTTACAACAGGCTCGATGGTACTCAGTGGTAATGCAGCACCTGTGATAGGAATAAGCATTTCCTGGCCCAGCTATGTGACCGTACCGCGGACGGGGACCTTCCTGGCTATTAAAGGGCACGCAAAACACGGGTGGCTTGACGGTAACCGGATCACTACAAATCCCATGCTGCACGCCAAGTCGCTTTTCATGCGCTTCGGCAAAGATCAATGGCCCTGGAAAGCATGGGCCGGCGTGATGCATTATAACGTCTGGGGTGGCCGGCACAAAAATGAAAACATAGGCGACCTCCCGCGCTCTTTTAATGATTTCCTGCGGGTGTTTTTTATTCAGGGTGCCAATTCAACCTTCGAAGTTGATGGTGAGGTTACCAACGTTCTAGGAAATTCAATTGGGGCATACGATGTTGGATTTTCCTGGGAGGCTGCTTCTTTCTTCCTGCAATTTTACCGACAGTTTTACCTCGAAGACACCGTCTCTACCCGCTTACGGAGCCCCGGAGATGGATTGTATGGCCTGCACTTTAAAGCCTCTGATCGCGAAGGGCTATTGTCAGATGTTTTGTATGAGCACATCAATACGAGAAAACAGGGATCGAAGCGCAGTGAGATTCAGGGTACCGACAACTATTACAACCACTTCATTTACTCTACAGGCTGGACCCACCGTGGGCGGACGCTGGGAACGCCCGTTATCCTCATGCGGCCGGACCAGGTAGGCGTATTCAACAACATGCTCTTTGCGCATCACCTGGGCATCGCCGGCACGCTCCGCACAACCACGGCCTATCAGGTTTTGCTAACGATGACGCGTAATTACGGCGTCAACTCCATTTTCCGCTCTACAGGGTTTGGTTTTACAATGGATGGTGCAAGGTTTGACGGCGCGCGTGATCAGTTTTACGCCGGACTCACCATCTTCCAGTCCCTGCCAAACATGCCACAATTCCAGGTAATGACCCGTCTAGGATATGATTGGGGGGATGTGCGTACGGATAACAACTTCGGCCTTACCGTTGGCGTTGTGCACACCAATCGGTAG